From a region of the Nomascus leucogenys isolate Asia unplaced genomic scaffold, Asia_NLE_v1 Super-Scaffold_285, whole genome shotgun sequence genome:
- the AARSD1 gene encoding alanyl-tRNA editing protein Aarsd1, which translates to MAFWCQRDSYAREFTTTVVSCRPAELQTEGSNGKKEVLSGFQVVLEDTLLFPEGGGQPDDRGTINDISVLRVTRHGEQADHFTQTPLDPGSQVLVQVDWERRFDHMQQHSGQHLITAVADHLFKLKTTSWELGRFQSAIELDTPSMTAEQVAAIEQNVNEKIRDRLPVNVRELSLDDPEVEQVRGRGLPDDHAGPIRVVSIEGVDSNMCCGTHVSNLSDLQVIKILGTEKGKKNKTNLIFLAGNRVLKWMERSHGTEKALTALLKCGAEDHVEAVKKLQNSTKILQKNNLNLLRDLAVHIAHSLRNSPDWGGVVVLHRKEGDSEFMNIIANEIGSEETLLFLTVGDEKGAGLFLLAGPPASVETLGPRVAEVLEGKGAGKKGRFQGKATKMSRRTEAQALLQDYISMQSAKE; encoded by the exons ATGGCGTTCTGGTGTCAGCGTGACAGCTATGCGCGAGAG TTCACCACCACCGTGGTCTCCTGCCGTCCCGCGGAGCTGCAGACTGAAGGGAGCAACGGCAAGAAAGAAGTGCTGAGCGGTTTCCAAGTAGTGCTGGAAGACACATTGCTTTTCCCTGAGGGCGGGGGACAG CCTGATGACCGTGGTACAATCAATGACATCTCTGTGCTGAGAGTGACTCGTCACGGGGAACAGGCTGATCATTTCACACAGACCCCCCTGGATCCAGGAAGCCAGGTTCTGGTCCAGGTAGATTGGGAGCGGAGGTTTGACCACATGCAGCAGCATTCAG GGCAGCATCTCATCACGGCAGTTGCTGACCATCTATTTAAGCTGAAGACAACATCATG GGAGTTAGGGAGATTTCAGAGTGCGATTGAGCTGGACACCCCCTCTATGACTGCAGAGCAAGTAGCTGCCATTGAGCAGAACGTTAATGAAAAAATCAGAGATCGGCTGCCTGTGAATGTCCGAGAACTGAGCCTGGATGATCCTGAGGTGGAGCAG GTGAGAGGCCGGGGTTTGCCGGATGATCATGCTGGGCCCATTCGGGTTGTTAGCATCGAGGGCGTTGATTCCAACATGTGCTGTGGGACCCATGTGAGCAATCTCAGTGACCTTCAG GTCATTAAGATTCTGGGCActgagaaggggaagaagaacaAAACCAACCTGATATTTCTGGCTGGGAACCGGGTGCTGAAGTGGATGGAGAGAAGTCATGGAACTGAAAAAGCACTGACTGCTCTGCTTAA GTGTGGAGCAGAGGATCATGTGGAAGCAGTGAAAAAGCTCCAGAACTCCACCAAGATCCTGCAGAAG AATAACCTGAATCTGCTCAGAGACCTGGCTGTGCACATTGCCCATAGCCTCAGGAACAGTCCAGACTGGGGAGGTGTGGTCGTATTACACAG GAAGGAGGGTGATTCAGAGTTCATGAATATCATTGCCAATGAGATTGGGTCAGAG GAGACCCTCCTGTTCTTAACCGTGGGCGATGAGAAAGGTGCTGGACTCTTCTTACTGGCAGGGCCACCTGCGTCTGTGGAGACCCTGGGGCCCAG GGTGGCTGAGGTCCTGGAAGGCAAAGGAGCAGGGAAGAAAGGCCGTTTTCAGGGCAAGGCCACCAAGATGAGCCGGCGGACGGAGGCGCAGGCGCTTCTCCAGGACTACATCAGCATGCAGAGTGCTAAGGAGTGA